A section of the Flavobacterium sp. CG_23.5 genome encodes:
- a CDS encoding DsbA family protein → MDNKLKVQIWSDIMCPFCYIGKRRIEEALNLFEHKEAVEIEWKSYQLDASFIASTDDNMVEHLAAKYRKDNDWAQNMLDNMTQNAKTAGLDFHFEKSVLANSLNAHRLLHLAKKHSLANDLEELLFKAYLTEGKNVNDINTLTELGIQVGLDSEAIAQVLNSDKYAEEVKEDQEEANAIGVQGVPFFVFDNKYAISGAQPATSFLETLEKVWQEGKFDSKVTLLDTTSGNSCDINGCD, encoded by the coding sequence ATGGATAATAAATTAAAAGTACAAATCTGGTCGGATATTATGTGTCCGTTTTGTTATATAGGAAAAAGAAGAATTGAAGAAGCACTGAACCTTTTTGAACATAAGGAGGCTGTCGAAATTGAATGGAAAAGTTATCAACTGGATGCCAGCTTTATCGCCTCTACGGACGATAATATGGTCGAACATTTAGCAGCGAAATACAGAAAAGATAATGACTGGGCTCAAAATATGCTTGATAATATGACCCAAAACGCAAAAACTGCTGGATTGGATTTTCATTTTGAAAAATCCGTTCTTGCCAATTCTTTGAACGCACACCGATTGTTGCATTTGGCGAAAAAGCACAGTCTGGCTAATGATCTAGAAGAATTACTTTTCAAAGCTTATCTGACAGAAGGGAAAAATGTTAATGATATCAATACTTTAACGGAACTGGGGATACAAGTAGGATTAGATTCAGAAGCTATTGCGCAGGTATTAAATTCTGATAAGTATGCTGAAGAAGTAAAAGAAGACCAAGAAGAAGCAAATGCCATCGGCGTTCAAGGTGTTCCGTTTTTTGTTTTCGATAATAAATATGCAATTTCCGGAGCGCAACCGGCAACTTCCTTTTTAGAAACTTTAGAAAAAGTATGGCAAGAAGGAAAATTTGATTCGAAAGTGACTTTGCTGGATACTACATCCGGGAATAGTTGCGACATTAATGGTTGTGACTAA
- a CDS encoding CDGSH iron-sulfur domain-containing protein has product MSTPKRAGDAPIKMTLEGGKTYGWCTCGHAENQPMCNGAHKTEGGSPLRFSEEETKEVYLCACKQTKNPPYCDGSHNN; this is encoded by the coding sequence ATGAGTACACCAAAAAGAGCAGGCGACGCGCCAATAAAAATGACATTAGAAGGAGGGAAAACATACGGCTGGTGCACTTGTGGGCATGCAGAAAACCAACCGATGTGCAATGGAGCTCACAAAACTGAAGGAGGATCTCCATTGAGATTTTCAGAAGAAGAAACCAAAGAGGTTTATTTATGTGCCTGCAAGCAAACAAAAAACCCGCCATATTGCGACGGTTCTCACAATAATTAA
- a CDS encoding NuoM family protein, whose amino-acid sequence MNVSLILIILFVGAFATFLSGDKLASKVALFFGLAAAGCSIVLLNHYNLGENISFVCQWISKPNISFALKADGLSMAMLLLTTVLTPIIIFSSFGNDYKNSKSFYALILFMSFAMAGTFLASDGLLYYIFWELSLIPIYFIALIWGNGDAEERKKAVVKFFIYTLAGSLFMLVAFVYLYQKAGSFLIEDLYKVNLSATEQLWIFLAFFLAYAIKIPLIPFHTWQANVYQKAPTVGTMLLSGIMLKMGLYSVIRWQLPLAPLAAKEYMFIFIAIGIAGVIYGSIVALRQKDLKKLLAYSSLAHVGLIAAGTYTLTLDGFRGAVLQMIAHGFVVVGLFFVAEIIFRRYETRVIAEMGGIRSQTPKFTSMFLILVLASVALPSTFNFVGEFTVLYSLSQINIWFAILGGTTIILGAYYMLKMFQHAMLGETNSKIFADVTINEGITLVIVISVLFFFGMYPKPITDLITPSLQEILTQINRIN is encoded by the coding sequence ATGAATGTATCTCTAATATTAATTATACTTTTTGTTGGTGCCTTTGCCACTTTTCTTTCAGGCGATAAACTAGCTTCAAAAGTAGCGTTGTTCTTTGGCTTGGCTGCTGCAGGCTGTTCGATTGTTTTGTTGAATCATTATAATTTAGGTGAAAACATTAGTTTCGTTTGCCAATGGATTTCAAAGCCAAATATTTCGTTTGCGTTAAAAGCTGACGGGCTTTCTATGGCAATGCTTTTATTGACTACGGTATTGACTCCTATCATCATTTTCTCTTCTTTTGGAAATGACTATAAAAATTCTAAATCATTTTATGCGTTAATCCTCTTCATGTCATTTGCTATGGCGGGAACCTTTTTAGCATCGGATGGTCTTTTATATTATATTTTCTGGGAATTATCTCTTATACCTATTTACTTCATTGCGTTAATTTGGGGAAATGGAGATGCGGAAGAACGTAAAAAAGCAGTTGTTAAATTCTTTATTTATACGCTTGCAGGTTCTTTGTTCATGCTTGTGGCTTTTGTTTATTTGTATCAAAAAGCAGGAAGCTTTTTAATTGAAGATTTATATAAAGTAAATTTATCTGCAACTGAACAATTATGGATATTTTTGGCTTTCTTCTTGGCGTATGCCATCAAAATTCCATTAATTCCTTTCCATACTTGGCAGGCAAATGTGTATCAAAAAGCACCTACTGTTGGAACCATGCTTTTATCAGGTATCATGTTAAAAATGGGATTGTACAGCGTTATTCGTTGGCAATTACCGCTTGCTCCACTTGCAGCGAAAGAATATATGTTTATTTTTATTGCCATTGGAATTGCGGGAGTAATCTACGGTTCAATCGTGGCATTGAGACAAAAGGATTTAAAGAAATTATTAGCCTATTCTTCTCTTGCTCACGTAGGATTAATTGCTGCAGGAACGTATACATTAACATTAGACGGATTTCGTGGAGCTGTTTTACAAATGATTGCGCACGGTTTTGTAGTGGTTGGTTTGTTTTTTGTTGCTGAAATTATTTTCAGAAGATATGAAACTAGAGTAATTGCTGAAATGGGAGGGATTCGTTCTCAGACACCAAAGTTCACTTCGATGTTTTTAATCTTGGTTTTGGCGTCGGTTGCGTTGCCTTCTACTTTTAACTTTGTTGGAGAATTTACCGTTTTATACAGCCTTTCTCAAATCAATATATGGTTTGCCATTTTAGGGGGTACCACAATAATCTTGGGAGCTTATTATATGTTGAAAATGTTTCAACATGCGATGTTAGGTGAAACTAATTCGAAAATATTCGCAGATGTAACCATCAACGAAGGAATAACTTTGGTAATTGTCATTTCTGTTTTATTCTTTTTTGGGATGTATCCAAAACCAATTACAGATTTGATAACACCAAGTCTTCAAGAAATTTTAACTCAAATTAATAGAATTAACTAG
- a CDS encoding AraC family transcriptional regulator — MKTILPTFEIIKPSFGSSFSFSKYVENANSKSHLWHYHPEIELVYVNDGSGKRQVGSHISYYTEGDLILIGSNLPHCGFTNEQTGNKNETVIQMRPDFLGDGFFDIAEMKNINNLFSQAKAGIAFEGETKKRIGSKIEIMDKQSPFERLLTMLDILNELELSEEFKVLNAVGFSLEMQMQDNDRINMVFNYVKDNFQEQITLDEVAVLVSMTVPSFCRYFKKITHKTFTKFVNEYRLVHASKLLAEKPVSITEICFESGFNNFSYFNKSFKEFTGKSASLYRKEFRSVLK; from the coding sequence ATGAAAACGATACTTCCTACGTTTGAAATTATAAAACCTTCTTTCGGAAGTTCTTTCTCTTTTTCTAAATATGTAGAGAATGCTAATAGTAAATCTCATTTATGGCACTACCATCCTGAGATAGAGTTGGTATATGTAAACGACGGGTCTGGAAAACGTCAAGTAGGAAGTCATATTTCTTATTACACGGAGGGTGATTTGATATTAATAGGAAGTAATCTGCCGCACTGCGGGTTTACCAATGAACAAACTGGAAATAAAAACGAAACGGTTATCCAGATGAGACCTGATTTCCTAGGAGATGGGTTTTTTGATATTGCTGAAATGAAAAATATTAATAATCTTTTTAGTCAAGCCAAAGCAGGAATTGCCTTTGAAGGCGAAACAAAAAAGAGAATAGGCAGTAAAATAGAAATCATGGACAAACAGTCTCCATTCGAAAGGTTGCTGACTATGTTAGATATTCTTAATGAATTAGAACTATCCGAGGAATTCAAAGTGTTAAATGCTGTAGGGTTTTCTTTGGAAATGCAAATGCAGGATAATGACCGCATCAACATGGTTTTTAATTATGTAAAAGATAATTTTCAAGAACAAATAACTCTAGATGAAGTAGCCGTTTTGGTAAGTATGACGGTGCCTTCTTTTTGCAGGTATTTCAAAAAGATAACTCATAAAACATTCACAAAGTTCGTAAATGAGTATCGTTTAGTGCATGCTTCAAAACTATTGGCAGAAAAACCCGTGAGTATAACTGAAATTTGCTTTGAAAGCGGTTTCAACAACTTTAGCTATTTCAATAAATCATTCAAAGAATTTACTGGAAAAAGCGCTTCACTATATCGTAAGGAATTCCGTTCTGTTCTTAAATGA
- a CDS encoding GLPGLI family protein, with the protein MKIKSLLLVIIYLGIGNLMFAQNFPKDTLRYEITYDYSYQVNKEDTLSKQKEQMVLKVAKNFSFYVSLNSMKLMDLEKNWKESDGLPDRKSLPKTKLYYTIVKEYVKDQIIFCDKIGQITYRYNQNLDKFDWKLTEEQKEILGYNCKKATTEFAGRTYVAWYTTEISIADGPYKFHGLPGLILSIYDTNKHFQFTVSSIKNSSSFCNIGEQLPKPTQITYEEYKQLRKRYKEKPSTLINSGGMTFPKEMLDLADQRAKEKMKFENNPMELID; encoded by the coding sequence ATGAAGATAAAATCACTTTTGCTAGTAATTATTTATCTGGGTATAGGAAACTTAATGTTCGCTCAAAATTTCCCAAAAGATACTTTACGCTATGAAATTACCTATGATTATTCATATCAAGTTAACAAGGAGGATACTCTCAGCAAACAAAAGGAGCAAATGGTATTGAAAGTTGCTAAAAATTTTTCTTTTTACGTTAGTTTGAATAGCATGAAATTAATGGATTTGGAGAAAAATTGGAAAGAGTCCGATGGTCTTCCTGATAGAAAATCGTTACCTAAAACAAAACTGTATTATACTATTGTAAAAGAGTATGTTAAGGACCAAATTATTTTTTGTGATAAAATAGGACAAATTACTTACAGATACAATCAAAATTTAGATAAGTTTGACTGGAAACTTACAGAAGAGCAAAAAGAAATATTGGGTTATAACTGTAAAAAAGCAACTACTGAGTTTGCCGGCAGAACCTATGTGGCATGGTATACCACAGAAATTAGTATAGCCGATGGGCCATACAAATTTCATGGTTTACCGGGTTTAATTTTGTCAATTTATGATACCAATAAACATTTTCAGTTTACTGTTTCGAGTATAAAAAATAGTTCCAGTTTTTGTAATATAGGGGAACAATTACCAAAACCTACTCAAATAACTTACGAGGAGTATAAACAACTAAGAAAGAGATATAAAGAAAAACCATCGACCTTGATTAATTCGGGTGGAATGACTTTTCCAAAGGAAATGCTTGATTTAGCCGATCAACGAGCGAAAGAAAAAATGAAGTTTGAGAACAATCCGATGGAACTGATTGATTAA
- a CDS encoding NADH-quinone oxidoreductase subunit N, with the protein MNTLIAIIGLGVLCLLFEIFNLRKAIVPITIIGLLGVLGLTISEFNSTESYYNNMIVVSKFSSTFSCLFIVLTIFLVALGHNFYENHQSKISDFIAIKIFLLSGAVAMVSFGNLAMFFLGIEVLSISLYILAASDRMNLKSNEAGMKYFLMGSFASGIILFGICMIYGAMGSFDVSEISALSQSAELPVWFPIGVVLVTIGMLFKIAAVPFHFWAPDVYEGSPALTTALMSTLAKVVAMATLYKLLSVMNADVSEAFKIIVVVISMASMTVGNIMALRQTNVKRMLAFSGISHAGFMLMTLLSLSTSAGSLLYYASAYSLSGIAAFCVILYVCKNRNNEDITNFHGLGKTNPLLAAILTAALLSMAGIPIFAGFFAKLVLFNQTIQAGYLALVIVAVINSIISVGYYFKLILAMYSKEPNEERKGTPFLIYAVAILAIVLNIALGLFPSLVLDLLA; encoded by the coding sequence ATGAATACATTAATAGCTATAATAGGATTAGGTGTTTTATGCCTTTTATTTGAAATATTTAATTTAAGAAAAGCCATTGTGCCTATAACAATCATTGGGTTGTTGGGGGTTCTTGGTCTAACCATATCTGAATTTAATTCAACAGAAAGTTACTATAACAATATGATTGTTGTGAGTAAATTTTCAAGTACGTTTTCCTGTTTGTTTATTGTACTTACTATATTCTTGGTTGCTTTAGGTCATAATTTTTACGAAAATCATCAATCTAAAATTTCTGATTTCATCGCCATAAAAATTTTCCTATTGTCAGGAGCTGTTGCAATGGTTTCCTTCGGAAACTTAGCGATGTTCTTTTTAGGAATAGAAGTATTGTCGATTTCACTGTACATTCTTGCAGCAAGCGATCGAATGAACTTAAAAAGTAACGAGGCGGGAATGAAGTATTTCCTTATGGGATCTTTTGCTTCAGGAATTATTTTGTTTGGTATTTGTATGATTTATGGTGCCATGGGAAGTTTTGATGTTTCCGAAATTAGCGCATTATCACAATCCGCTGAATTGCCGGTTTGGTTTCCTATCGGGGTTGTTTTGGTAACCATTGGAATGTTATTTAAAATTGCTGCAGTTCCTTTTCATTTCTGGGCACCGGACGTTTACGAAGGTTCTCCTGCATTGACAACAGCATTGATGAGTACTCTTGCAAAAGTAGTGGCAATGGCGACATTATACAAACTGCTATCAGTTATGAATGCTGATGTTTCAGAAGCATTTAAAATAATTGTAGTTGTGATATCTATGGCTTCAATGACGGTTGGTAATATTATGGCATTGCGACAAACTAACGTGAAACGTATGCTTGCTTTTTCAGGTATTTCTCATGCTGGATTTATGTTGATGACTTTGTTAAGTCTTTCCACATCTGCAGGAAGTTTATTGTATTATGCTTCGGCATATTCCTTATCTGGAATTGCTGCCTTTTGTGTGATTTTATACGTTTGCAAAAATAGAAATAACGAAGATATTACTAACTTCCATGGACTGGGAAAAACTAATCCATTGTTAGCAGCTATTCTTACTGCAGCTTTACTTTCAATGGCTGGTATTCCAATTTTCGCTGGATTCTTCGCTAAATTGGTTTTGTTCAATCAAACGATTCAGGCAGGTTATTTAGCACTAGTAATTGTTGCGGTTATCAACTCAATTATAAGCGTTGGATACTATTTTAAATTGATTTTGGCGATGTATTCTAAAGAACCAAATGAAGAAAGAAAAGGAACACCATTTTTAATTTACGCGGTTGCAATTCTAGCGATTGTTTTGAATATCGCATTAGGTTTGTTTCCGTCCTTAGTATTGGATTTATTAGCATAA